In Bacteroidales bacterium, the following are encoded in one genomic region:
- a CDS encoding substrate-binding domain-containing protein — protein MKNKSLTFFTFLLISAVFPAFFLSCQPRQDKSQDDGTKSKLKGTISISGAFALYPMTVKWAEAFMELNPKVRIDISAGGAGKGMTDALSGMVDLGMFSRGVTKAEMDKGAWYIAVVKDAVVPTINANNPVIQAIKAKGLSRDHFMMIYLSQELQYWDIYPDVQSVGKKINVYTRSDACGAAQIWGEYLGQDQESLNGVGVYGDPGMAEAIKNDVLGIGFNNINYAYDMSTRIQYEGLEVVPIDLNANGLIDPEENFYDTQDELITAIKNDVYPSPPARDLYFVSKGKPANEATIAFLKWILTDGQKIVNECGYVELSSGKIQSELARL, from the coding sequence ATGAAGAACAAATCATTGACTTTTTTTACCTTTTTACTCATTTCAGCTGTGTTTCCGGCGTTCTTCCTGAGTTGCCAGCCGCGGCAGGATAAATCCCAGGATGATGGTACCAAAAGCAAACTGAAGGGTACCATCAGCATCTCTGGTGCATTTGCATTGTATCCGATGACGGTTAAATGGGCAGAAGCCTTTATGGAGCTGAATCCGAAGGTGCGGATCGACATCTCTGCCGGTGGTGCCGGCAAAGGCATGACCGACGCCCTTTCAGGAATGGTTGATTTGGGGATGTTCTCACGCGGAGTCACCAAGGCGGAAATGGATAAAGGAGCCTGGTACATTGCGGTGGTGAAAGATGCTGTCGTTCCGACCATCAACGCGAACAATCCTGTCATACAGGCCATCAAGGCAAAGGGTCTTTCCAGGGATCATTTCATGATGATCTACCTTTCACAGGAATTGCAGTACTGGGATATTTATCCTGATGTTCAATCTGTGGGTAAAAAGATCAATGTCTATACCCGTTCAGATGCCTGCGGGGCAGCCCAGATTTGGGGTGAATACCTGGGACAGGACCAGGAAAGCCTTAATGGTGTAGGCGTTTATGGTGATCCCGGAATGGCGGAAGCGATCAAAAATGATGTGCTGGGTATCGGATTTAACAACATCAACTATGCCTACGATATGTCCACACGGATACAATACGAAGGACTGGAGGTTGTACCGATCGACCTGAACGCCAATGGACTGATCGATCCGGAAGAAAATTTCTATGATACCCAGGACGAGCTGATCACCGCCATTAAAAATGATGTCTACCCGTCACCGCCTGCGCGCGACCTGTATTTCGTATCCAAAGGAAAACCGGCCAATGAAGCCACGATTGCCTTCCTGAAATGGATCCTGACCGATGGACAGAAGATCGTAAACGAGTGCGGCTATGTGGAACTTTCCAGCGGAAAAATCCAGTCCGAACTTGCCAGATTATAA
- the pstC gene encoding phosphate ABC transporter permease subunit PstC, protein MRGLSITRQLRNRLHSTWMWIALVLVIILPFLIGIGLFLKSRLILQDVSLWELLFSSQWKPLSGKFGFFPFIVSSLWVTILSLLIAGPICLLTAIHLTQYADNWVLKIMHPVIDILAGIPSVIYGVWGTLVIVPLISNHIAPLFNTETSGYSILAGGIVLAVMIIPFVLNILIEVFRTVPIELTEASLSVGASKWQTIKFIHIRKAFPGIISAFGLGLSRSFGETIAVLMVVGNVAKIPRGVFEPGYPLPALIANNYGEMLSIPLYDSALMLAAFVLLIVVLIFNLASRVLIVRTERYR, encoded by the coding sequence GTGAGAGGACTTTCCATAACACGCCAGCTTAGAAACAGGTTACACAGTACCTGGATGTGGATTGCCCTGGTCCTGGTGATCATATTGCCCTTTCTGATTGGCATCGGACTGTTCCTTAAGTCAAGGCTGATCCTGCAGGATGTTTCCCTGTGGGAGCTGTTGTTTTCCTCGCAATGGAAGCCCCTTTCAGGGAAATTCGGCTTTTTTCCGTTCATCGTCAGTTCCTTGTGGGTCACCATTCTATCCCTGCTCATTGCCGGACCTATCTGCCTGTTGACGGCCATTCATCTCACACAGTATGCCGACAACTGGGTCTTGAAGATCATGCACCCGGTCATCGACATCCTGGCGGGCATACCCAGTGTGATCTATGGCGTCTGGGGAACACTGGTGATCGTACCCCTGATCTCCAACCACATAGCGCCACTGTTTAACACCGAGACCTCAGGATACAGCATATTGGCCGGTGGAATTGTGCTGGCAGTGATGATCATTCCGTTCGTACTGAATATTCTCATCGAAGTATTCCGAACGGTACCGATAGAACTCACCGAAGCATCCCTGTCGGTCGGGGCAAGCAAATGGCAAACCATTAAATTCATCCATATCCGCAAAGCCTTCCCGGGCATCATCTCTGCCTTTGGACTGGGATTATCCAGGTCGTTTGGTGAAACCATCGCCGTACTGATGGTGGTGGGAAACGTGGCCAAGATACCCCGCGGCGTCTTTGAACCGGGATATCCACTGCCTGCACTGATTGCGAACAACTACGGTGAAATGCTCTCCATTCCCCTGTATGATTCAGCGTTGATGCTGGCAGCTTTTGTCCTGCTGATCGTAGTTTTGATTTTTAACCTGGCATCCCGTGTCTTGATCGTCAGGACCGAACGCTATAGATGA
- the pstA gene encoding phosphate ABC transporter permease PstA — MKRRTIIRTEEIFFRVIMFISSMIIAATLFLIIFSIFYKGLPSLSWDMVSQTPKGGFYFGKEGGILNAIVGSLYLAGGSTFLALVIGLPLALFMNIHLLSKTKWVNAIRFCLDLLWGIPSIVYGAFGFTLMIYFGLKTSLLAGIITVTLFILPIMVRAMDEVIKTIPIGLVEASYSLGSTKSETAYRIFFRQTVPGIVTAILLSFGRAIGDAASVLFTTGYTDHMPTSLLQPTATLPLAIFFQLSVPIREVQNRAYASAAILVFIILLISILSRIFARKFYKNQIK; from the coding sequence ATGAAACGAAGAACGATCATAAGAACAGAAGAGATCTTTTTCAGGGTGATCATGTTCATTTCCTCGATGATCATTGCTGCAACTCTTTTTCTTATTATTTTCAGCATTTTCTATAAAGGATTGCCTTCGTTATCATGGGATATGGTTTCCCAGACGCCCAAGGGAGGCTTTTATTTCGGAAAAGAGGGAGGTATCCTGAATGCCATTGTTGGCTCACTCTACCTTGCAGGAGGATCCACCTTCCTGGCGCTGGTCATCGGTCTCCCGCTGGCTCTCTTCATGAACATCCACCTGCTGTCGAAGACAAAATGGGTCAATGCCATCCGTTTTTGCCTTGACCTGCTTTGGGGTATACCATCCATCGTTTATGGTGCTTTTGGTTTTACCCTCATGATCTACTTCGGATTAAAAACTTCCCTGTTGGCAGGTATCATTACAGTCACCCTGTTCATCCTGCCTATCATGGTCCGTGCAATGGATGAGGTGATAAAAACCATCCCGATCGGACTGGTAGAGGCTTCCTACTCACTTGGATCCACAAAGTCGGAAACAGCCTACCGCATCTTCTTCAGACAAACCGTACCTGGAATCGTCACAGCCATACTCCTGTCGTTCGGGCGTGCCATTGGCGACGCTGCCTCCGTTCTGTTTACCACCGGATACACCGACCATATGCCAACCTCTCTGTTGCAACCCACTGCGACCTTGCCCCTCGCCATATTTTTTCAACTTTCCGTCCCCATCCGGGAGGTGCAGAACCGGGCGTATGCCTCTGCGGCCATTCTTGTTTTTATCATTCTGCTCATCAGTATACTATCAAGGATTTTTGCCAGGAAATTTTATAAAAATCAAATCAAGTGA
- a CDS encoding phosphate ABC transporter ATP-binding protein, whose amino-acid sequence MQQDTKIEVKNLNLYIGKQHILKNINVKIPPNRITVIMGPSGCGKTTLLKSLNRLTDLYPEMKVSGMILIDGEDVFHPKEDITKIRQKMGLLSQRPFPLPMSIQKNVAYGLRISGRKSRKGIERRVQRYLQMVGLWDEVKDRLKDPASGLSIGQQQRLCLARGLAVDPEIILADEPTSALDPLSSQTIEQKFMELKEHYTIVVVTHILRQAKRIADNIIFMYLGEVIEQGPAEEIFNNPKEERTKAYIMGGLY is encoded by the coding sequence ATGCAGCAGGATACCAAGATAGAAGTCAAAAACCTGAACCTGTACATCGGGAAGCAACACATCCTGAAGAACATTAACGTGAAGATCCCGCCCAACAGGATCACGGTGATCATGGGCCCTTCGGGTTGCGGCAAGACCACTCTGCTTAAAAGCCTGAACCGGTTGACCGACCTGTATCCTGAAATGAAAGTGTCAGGAATGATCCTGATTGACGGGGAGGATGTCTTCCATCCCAAAGAAGACATTACCAAGATCAGGCAAAAAATGGGGCTGCTGTCACAACGTCCTTTTCCATTGCCGATGAGTATTCAGAAAAATGTAGCATACGGGCTCAGGATCAGTGGCAGGAAAAGCCGAAAAGGGATCGAAAGGCGCGTTCAGCGTTACCTGCAAATGGTCGGATTATGGGATGAAGTCAAGGACCGGCTGAAAGATCCCGCATCCGGCCTGTCCATCGGCCAGCAACAACGCCTCTGCCTGGCACGAGGGCTTGCCGTGGATCCTGAGATCATCCTGGCCGACGAACCCACCTCCGCACTGGACCCTCTTTCCTCTCAGACCATTGAACAAAAATTCATGGAACTGAAAGAGCATTATACCATTGTTGTCGTTACCCATATATTGCGTCAGGCCAAACGCATCGCCGACAACATCATCTTCATGTACCTGGGTGAGGTCATCGAACAGGGACCTGCCGAAGAAATCTTCAACAACCCGAAAGAAGAAAGGACAAAAGCCTATATCATGGGAGGGCTGTACTGA
- a CDS encoding alginate export family protein, whose amino-acid sequence MRTIKILFFVGLLLVTDNQLFAQLTLSAELRPRFEYQNGYRNLATDSNDPVFLISQRTRLKAIYVHKVFGAGISIQDVRVWGNDDLYTSTGTAGNSASINLSEGWLELYIAPSLTAKAGRQFLVYDDGRIFATRNWGQGALTYDALVLKYKNEKKWDIDLGGSWNNTVDNLYFNSDYPSDKIKMILFAHFHKLIGKSLNLGAIATAFGFTKSDNYHILYTRGTYGINLDYKKDNLKLRATVYYQNGANRKGTQVQAYLTSLVGSYTFDKFTVGAGMDYISGQDATETSDSYTEKDHLFELFYGMRHSYYGYMDYFTNFPKGTANGGLMDIYLNIKYKLAEKHDLQLDYHYFSLAQKVNAEWDKPLGSEFDFLYRYTVNEFLTCDLGYSAMLPKETLEKINIKSGSAEFSHWFYLMITLKPTLLKM is encoded by the coding sequence ATGAGAACGATTAAAATCCTTTTTTTTGTCGGGTTACTTCTGGTCACGGACAATCAGTTATTTGCTCAATTGACCCTCAGCGCTGAGCTGCGGCCACGCTTTGAGTATCAGAATGGATACAGAAATCTGGCCACGGATTCAAACGACCCTGTTTTTCTCATTTCACAGCGTACACGATTAAAAGCAATCTATGTACACAAGGTGTTTGGTGCCGGTATTTCCATTCAGGATGTACGGGTCTGGGGAAACGATGACCTATACACCAGCACGGGTACCGCGGGTAACTCGGCTTCCATTAACCTTTCGGAAGGATGGCTTGAACTGTATATCGCCCCCTCGCTGACAGCCAAAGCAGGACGGCAATTCCTGGTATATGACGATGGGCGGATCTTTGCAACACGTAACTGGGGACAGGGAGCACTAACCTACGATGCCCTGGTGTTGAAATATAAGAATGAAAAAAAATGGGACATTGATCTGGGTGGATCCTGGAACAACACCGTGGATAACCTGTACTTCAACAGTGATTATCCATCAGACAAAATTAAGATGATCCTGTTTGCCCACTTTCACAAACTGATCGGCAAATCGCTCAACCTGGGTGCAATCGCAACCGCTTTCGGATTTACAAAATCGGATAATTACCATATTCTTTATACCAGGGGTACCTACGGGATCAACCTCGACTACAAAAAAGACAACCTGAAACTTAGAGCAACCGTCTATTACCAGAATGGAGCCAATAGAAAAGGAACACAGGTCCAGGCATACCTGACTTCCCTCGTGGGCTCCTATACCTTCGATAAATTCACCGTAGGAGCTGGCATGGATTATATTTCCGGCCAGGATGCTACGGAGACCTCTGATTCCTACACGGAAAAAGACCATCTTTTCGAACTGTTTTACGGAATGCGTCACAGCTATTACGGCTACATGGATTATTTCACCAATTTCCCGAAAGGTACGGCCAACGGCGGACTGATGGACATTTACCTGAACATAAAATATAAACTGGCGGAAAAACATGACCTCCAGCTGGATTACCACTATTTTTCACTTGCACAAAAGGTAAATGCTGAGTGGGATAAACCGCTGGGATCAGAATTTGATTTTTTATACAGATATACAGTAAATGAGTTCCTGACCTGCGATCTGGGTTATTCAGCTATGTTGCCGAAAGAAACGCTGGAAAAAATCAACATCAAAAGTGGAAGTGCAGAGTTTTCCCACTGGTTCTACCTGATGATCACCCTGAAGCCGACACTGCTTAAGATGTAG
- a CDS encoding sodium:solute symporter, translated as MKPVIIFLIFLAYTALLFFVTWLTARRATNRAFYIGNKESPWYVVAYGMIGASLSGVTFMSIPGYVGDTQFSYMMVVFGYLIGYFTIATVLLPLYYRLNLTSIYTYLEQRFGFWSYKTGAFFFLLSRTIGASFRMFLVVNVLQIFVFDAWGIPFAVTTAIFIILILLYTFKGGIKTIIWTDTVQTTFMLLALMVSIYLIMKSMNLDLGSMIRKVTGSDYSQMVFHDWHDRRNFMKQFLSGIFIAICMTGLDQEMMQKNLSCRSLKEAQKNMFSFSFSVVFINLVFLFLGASLYLYSTYKGIALPLRSDDLFPTIAINHLGPVAGIVFVIGLISAAYPSADGALTSLTTSFSIDFLGLPKKQDLSERQKERIRYLVHFCFALLLLTVIVVFRAINDRAVIDKLFTIAGYTYGPLLGLFAFGLFTPFAVRDRWVPWIALASPVICYVLSSNSVEWLSGYKFGFELLILNGLITFCGLLLVHKGKAAVTGKGA; from the coding sequence TTGAAGCCTGTTATCATATTCCTGATCTTTCTTGCTTATACGGCATTGTTGTTCTTTGTCACCTGGCTGACGGCAAGACGTGCCACGAACCGTGCCTTTTACATCGGGAACAAGGAATCCCCCTGGTATGTGGTTGCCTACGGTATGATCGGGGCATCCCTTTCAGGCGTGACCTTTATGTCGATACCGGGTTATGTCGGGGATACACAGTTCTCCTATATGATGGTGGTATTTGGATACCTCATAGGTTATTTCACCATTGCCACAGTTTTGTTGCCGTTGTATTACCGACTCAATCTGACCTCCATTTATACCTATCTGGAACAGCGTTTCGGATTCTGGTCCTACAAAACCGGGGCTTTTTTTTTCCTGTTATCCCGGACGATCGGTGCATCCTTTCGTATGTTTTTGGTTGTCAATGTATTGCAAATATTTGTCTTTGATGCATGGGGCATTCCATTTGCGGTGACCACAGCGATTTTTATCATCCTTATCCTTCTGTATACCTTCAAGGGAGGCATAAAAACCATTATCTGGACGGATACGGTACAGACCACCTTCATGCTCCTGGCGCTTATGGTATCCATTTATTTGATCATGAAGAGCATGAACCTGGATCTGGGATCCATGATCCGGAAGGTAACCGGGAGTGATTACAGCCAGATGGTTTTCCACGACTGGCATGACCGCCGTAATTTCATGAAGCAGTTTTTGAGCGGGATCTTCATTGCCATCTGCATGACGGGGCTCGATCAGGAAATGATGCAAAAGAACCTGAGCTGCCGGTCGTTGAAGGAGGCTCAGAAAAACATGTTTTCTTTCAGTTTTTCAGTGGTCTTCATCAACCTGGTTTTTCTGTTCCTGGGTGCCTCCCTGTACCTTTATTCGACCTATAAGGGGATTGCACTTCCTCTAAGGTCGGATGATCTGTTCCCCACCATCGCCATCAATCATCTGGGACCAGTTGCGGGCATTGTATTCGTCATTGGATTGATCTCGGCCGCGTATCCAAGTGCTGACGGAGCCCTCACATCGCTGACCACATCCTTCAGCATTGATTTCCTGGGTTTACCGAAGAAGCAGGATCTCAGTGAGAGGCAAAAAGAACGGATACGGTATCTGGTTCATTTCTGTTTTGCCCTCCTGTTGCTTACGGTGATCGTGGTTTTCCGTGCGATCAACGACCGTGCGGTGATTGACAAGCTCTTCACCATTGCGGGTTACACCTATGGCCCGTTGCTGGGTCTCTTTGCATTTGGCCTGTTCACCCCCTTTGCGGTGAGGGATCGCTGGGTGCCGTGGATTGCCCTTGCCTCCCCTGTCATCTGTTATGTGCTCAGCTCCAACTCGGTCGAATGGCTCAGTGGTTATAAGTTTGGTTTTGAATTACTTATACTTAACGGATTGATCACCTTCTGCGGATTATTGCTTGTTCATAAAGGTAAGGCAGCGGTGACGGGTAAAGGAGCGTGA
- a CDS encoding HAD family hydrolase, translating to MSLSNLNIDRGWTLFLDRDGIINRLRVDDYVKSWDEFEFLPGVLKAIPVLNALFERLIIITNQQGIGKGVVKQSAVEEVHKKMLKMILKAGGKIHGIYVCPYLEREHHPCRKPDTGMALQAKSDFPRIDFKRSIMLGDSASDMELGRRLGMINILIVNNIQNTIINKNLYDFTYPDLFSFSEEIKKYYL from the coding sequence ATGAGTTTGAGCAATTTGAACATTGACAGGGGATGGACCCTTTTTCTCGACCGTGACGGGATCATCAACCGGCTCCGGGTGGATGATTATGTCAAAAGCTGGGATGAGTTTGAGTTTCTGCCCGGCGTTCTCAAAGCAATACCCGTATTGAATGCCCTTTTTGAACGTCTCATCATCATCACCAACCAGCAGGGGATCGGTAAAGGCGTTGTCAAGCAATCAGCGGTGGAAGAGGTGCACAAAAAGATGCTGAAGATGATCCTGAAAGCGGGAGGAAAGATCCACGGGATCTATGTTTGTCCGTATCTTGAAAGGGAACATCACCCGTGCCGTAAACCCGACACGGGTATGGCTCTTCAGGCGAAGAGCGATTTTCCCCGGATTGATTTCAAACGAAGCATCATGCTGGGTGATTCGGCAAGCGATATGGAACTTGGCCGAAGGTTGGGAATGATTAATATATTGATTGTTAATAATATACAAAATACAATCATCAATAAGAATCTGTATGACTTCACCTATCCGGATCTTTTTTCATTTAGCGAGGAGATTAAAAAATATTACCTTTGA
- a CDS encoding nucleotidyltransferase family protein: MIPEVIILAGGLGTRLKPILQDTPKPMALIRGKPFLGYILDQIREWGIHRVILSVGYQYQDIQSFFSTRQGEVEIIYSIENELLGTGGGILNALDRTIGNDVLVLNGDSMYRIGLQSFVEFHTARHASMSIALLHKAETHRYGLVELNDQQQVTGFTEKNRISGGGWINGGIYMINRDFFRQHSPGERFSLEKDFFPRCVHTKQIYGYPANGYFIDIGTPESLKRAQHEFEQFEH, translated from the coding sequence ATGATCCCTGAAGTCATCATTCTTGCCGGCGGACTGGGAACACGGCTTAAACCAATTCTTCAGGATACGCCCAAGCCCATGGCACTGATCCGGGGGAAGCCCTTTCTGGGTTACATCCTGGATCAGATCCGGGAATGGGGAATCCACAGGGTCATCCTTTCCGTGGGATATCAATACCAGGATATCCAGTCCTTTTTTTCAACGAGACAGGGAGAGGTTGAGATTATTTATTCCATAGAAAATGAGTTACTTGGAACCGGTGGCGGAATCCTGAACGCCCTGGACCGGACCATTGGGAACGATGTTTTGGTATTGAATGGGGATTCGATGTACAGGATCGGCCTGCAGTCATTTGTTGAGTTTCACACGGCCAGGCACGCCTCGATGAGCATTGCTCTTCTCCACAAGGCGGAAACGCATCGATACGGCTTGGTTGAATTGAATGATCAGCAGCAGGTGACCGGATTTACAGAGAAGAACAGGATCTCTGGTGGCGGATGGATCAATGGAGGCATCTATATGATCAACAGAGACTTTTTCCGGCAGCACAGTCCGGGAGAACGATTCTCGCTGGAAAAGGACTTTTTTCCCCGTTGCGTGCATACGAAACAAATCTACGGTTACCCTGCCAATGGATATTTCATTGATATCGGCACACCTGAATCCTTGAAAAGGGCACAGCATGAGTTTGAGCAATTTGAACATTGA
- a CDS encoding D-sedoheptulose 7-phosphate isomerase: protein MLISNIIQESIQVKERILGDSRLLNTIGEVATVCTTTLREGGKVFFCGNGGSAADAQHLAAELSGRFYYDRPPLPAEALSVNTSYLTAVANDYSFDEVFSRLLKGSGRPGDLLVALSTSGNSGNVINALLTARESGMITVGLTGATGGKMKLLCDYLINVPSDDTPRIQEAHILIGHILCQLIESSLFPR, encoded by the coding sequence ATGCTGATCAGCAACATCATACAGGAATCCATTCAAGTCAAGGAACGGATCCTTGGGGATTCCCGGCTTTTAAATACAATTGGTGAAGTAGCTACCGTTTGCACAACTACCCTGCGGGAGGGAGGTAAGGTATTTTTTTGCGGGAATGGTGGCAGCGCAGCCGATGCACAGCACCTCGCTGCTGAACTTTCCGGACGGTTCTATTATGACAGGCCACCTCTGCCCGCCGAAGCGCTCAGCGTCAACACTTCCTACCTGACGGCGGTCGCCAATGATTATTCGTTCGATGAGGTATTTTCCCGCCTTCTCAAGGGTTCAGGCAGGCCAGGCGATCTTCTTGTTGCCCTGTCAACATCCGGAAATTCGGGGAATGTGATCAATGCTTTGCTTACAGCAAGGGAATCGGGAATGATCACGGTAGGACTGACCGGTGCTACCGGTGGTAAAATGAAGCTGCTGTGCGATTACCTGATCAACGTGCCGTCGGATGATACACCCCGTATCCAGGAAGCCCATATTCTGATTGGTCATATCCTCTGTCAGCTGATTGAATCAAGCCTGTTTCCCCGATGA
- a CDS encoding dehydrogenase has translation MIRSKAPLRISLAGGGTDLEAYAERYGGAVLNATISMYAYATILPRADGRIVIRAIDRNIELDTAMAEEIETKEGLYLHAGVYHRIVKEFTKRPLGFELTTLVDAPPGSGLGSSSTLVVTILGAFTQWLRLPLGEYDIAQMAYEIERIDLKLSGGKQDQYAATFGGVNFMEFYKDNKVIVNPLRINESYLNELSYNLILYNTEVSRLSSQIIETQQKNVLENKVSAIEAMHGIKEQAIMMKEVLLRGEFEKIGEILDFGWHHKKKMASGITNPYLDEIYDTAMKSGATGGKISGAGGGGFMVLYCPNNTRGEVIRALQRFGGQVKRYEYTTSGLTTWRSQ, from the coding sequence ATGATCCGAAGTAAGGCACCTCTGCGCATAAGCCTGGCAGGCGGTGGCACCGACCTTGAAGCGTACGCTGAACGCTATGGAGGAGCCGTCCTGAACGCTACGATCAGCATGTATGCCTATGCAACCATTCTGCCCAGAGCTGACGGTCGCATCGTGATCCGTGCCATCGACAGAAACATTGAGCTGGACACCGCAATGGCTGAAGAGATCGAAACGAAGGAAGGACTTTACCTGCATGCTGGTGTCTATCACCGGATCGTAAAGGAGTTCACAAAGAGGCCGCTTGGATTTGAGCTCACTACGCTTGTTGATGCTCCTCCTGGCTCCGGGCTGGGATCTTCGTCGACCCTCGTGGTGACCATTCTCGGGGCATTTACCCAATGGCTGCGGCTTCCTCTGGGAGAATATGACATCGCACAAATGGCCTATGAGATCGAACGCATCGACCTGAAACTATCCGGCGGCAAGCAGGACCAGTATGCCGCAACCTTTGGAGGCGTCAACTTCATGGAGTTTTATAAAGATAATAAAGTGATCGTCAATCCATTACGTATCAATGAGTCCTACCTGAACGAGCTGTCTTATAACCTCATTCTGTATAACACTGAAGTATCCCGGCTTTCCTCACAGATCATCGAAACACAGCAGAAGAATGTGCTGGAGAATAAAGTGTCGGCCATTGAGGCCATGCATGGGATCAAGGAGCAGGCGATCATGATGAAAGAAGTCCTGCTCAGGGGAGAATTCGAGAAGATCGGGGAGATCCTTGATTTTGGCTGGCATCACAAGAAAAAAATGGCTTCAGGGATAACGAATCCCTACCTTGATGAGATCTATGACACTGCCATGAAATCGGGTGCTACGGGAGGGAAGATCTCGGGCGCAGGGGGCGGGGGATTTATGGTACTTTACTGTCCCAACAATACACGGGGAGAGGTTATCCGTGCCCTCCAGCGTTTTGGCGGGCAGGTAAAACGATACGAGTACACAACATCGGGACTGACGACTTGGAGGAGTCAATGA
- a CDS encoding glycosyltransferase has translation MKSGKKIIIIGSAHPLRGGGISTFNERLAQAFMERGDETVIFSFRLQYPSIFFPGKTQWTTEPPPEGLDIRARINSVNPFNWIRTGREISRLRPDLVIIRFWLPFLGPCLGVLARIIKRNRITRIITIADNIIPHERKLFDQFLTAFYVKSSDGFVFMSRSVMQDLDRFDRNKPRRYCPHPLYDVYGTCFNRQTACEMLGIDQKYHYLLFFGFIREYKGLDILLHALGNKRLKSLPVRLLLAGEYYTDPEPYEQIIEQHQIGDRILKFTQFIPNSEVGTYFCAADLVVQPYKSATQSGVTQVAYYFDKPMIITNVGGLAEMVPDRKAGYVVDPDPDKVAEAIEDFFVNKREKEFVPFVREAKKKYSWENMLLSITELEKEIENRKDPGS, from the coding sequence ATGAAATCAGGTAAAAAAATAATCATCATCGGTTCAGCACACCCTTTACGGGGAGGAGGGATTTCCACCTTCAATGAGCGCCTTGCACAGGCTTTCATGGAACGGGGAGATGAGACAGTGATCTTTTCGTTTCGGTTACAATATCCGTCCATTTTTTTTCCCGGAAAGACTCAATGGACGACCGAGCCACCCCCGGAAGGACTGGATATCCGGGCCAGGATCAACTCGGTGAATCCGTTCAACTGGATACGTACAGGGAGGGAGATCAGCCGGTTGCGTCCCGACCTTGTCATCATCCGTTTTTGGCTGCCCTTCCTTGGCCCCTGTCTGGGAGTCCTGGCACGCATTATTAAACGGAACAGGATCACCCGGATCATAACCATTGCTGATAACATCATCCCACATGAACGGAAACTCTTCGACCAGTTCCTGACAGCCTTTTATGTCAAAAGCTCCGATGGATTTGTCTTCATGTCGCGTTCAGTTATGCAGGACCTGGATCGCTTTGACAGGAATAAACCCCGAAGATATTGTCCTCACCCGCTCTATGATGTCTATGGAACCTGTTTTAACAGGCAAACGGCTTGTGAGATGCTGGGTATCGATCAGAAATACCATTATTTGCTGTTTTTTGGCTTTATCAGAGAATATAAAGGGTTGGACATACTTTTACATGCCCTGGGGAACAAGCGTCTTAAATCGCTTCCTGTTCGCTTGCTCCTTGCCGGGGAGTATTATACCGATCCTGAACCGTATGAGCAGATCATTGAGCAGCATCAGATTGGTGACAGGATCTTGAAATTTACCCAATTTATCCCCAATAGCGAAGTTGGTACGTATTTTTGTGCTGCCGATCTGGTTGTTCAACCTTATAAAAGTGCAACCCAAAGTGGTGTAACTCAGGTAGCCTATTATTTTGATAAACCGATGATCATTACCAATGTGGGAGGGTTGGCAGAGATGGTTCCTGACCGTAAGGCTGGGTATGTGGTTGATCCCGATCCTGACAAGGTTGCCGAAGCGATCGAGGATTTTTTTGTAAACAAGCGGGAAAAAGAATTTGTGCCGTTTGTCAGGGAAGCGAAAAAGAAGTATTCATGGGAAAACATGCTCTTGTCCATTACCGAACTTGAGAAAGAGATTGAAAACCGAAAAGACCCTGGTTCATGA